GGCGGCGGCGCGGTCACCAGCACCGCGACAGCGACGCACATGTTGGCCTGCATGCTGTCGACCTTCAGGACGCCTTGCAGGAAATACAGCATGTAGACCACCGACGTGTACAATGCGACCGATGTCCCGCCCTGGGCGCCGAAGATCGCCAGCAGGCTTCCCCTCCAGGCCGCCCACGGACCGCTGTTCCGCGGCATCGCCCACAACGGGAACCGGGTTTTGACTGACCGACCAAGGTTGGGAAGGCCCGTCTCTATGCAGCACTTGGCGTAATTGGAAGAAAAAGATAATCGCTGAAAGGAGTTCTTTGTCCGTTCCGCATGGATTCTGCTAAGTTGACGCCTGCCACCCTATCCCCAAGTATAACAGGGGGCAATCAGACTATGCATAGCGTCTGACACTCTTTCGATTTCTTTTATACTCAGAGCAATGAGTCTAATGTATGCTCTGAAATAATGGTAATTATTTCGCGATGTGGTAGAAATAGTCCCGGCGTCCCTAGCGTCTGCGGAATTGCAAGAGGTGATCGCCATGACAACAACCGTCGTTACCGATCTCAATCTTGTAAGTTCCACTGCCAAAAACACCGGTGGAAACTTGGACTCAGAAAGTCCAGCGCTTTCGGGCGACGGCACAAAAGCGGTCTTTGTCAGCTATTCAAGCAACCTTATTGAAAATGATTTGACACCCCATGAACCCGATCTTTACCTAAAGGACATCAAGACCGGTCAGATTATGCTGATCAACCAGACACAATCGGGAAAGCAGGTGATCGGATGGCTAAGCGCGGCGACCATATCGGATGACGGAACAACGGTGGCCTTTTCCAGCTACACGGATGATCTCCCGCCGACAAACAACAACGGGTTCTATGATCTTTACGTGAAGGACTTGACGACCAGAGCATTGACGTTGGTTTCTCGTGCGGAGGACGGCGGCGATGCGAATGGCTCGAGCTTTGCCGCTGCATTGTCCGCCGATGGAACGAAGATTGCGTTCCTCAGTCAGGCAAGCAACCTCGTCACCGGTGACACGAACGGACAGGGGGATATCTTCGTTAAGGACCTGACCACGGGCAAGACGACCCTCGTCAGTCAGGCAGTGGACGGCTCCCTTGGGAATGGGCCCAGTTCCAATCCCGCGATTTCAGCGGACGGAACGAAGATCGCCTTTTCCAGCAGTGCCGATAATCTGGTGCCAGGTGACGGCAACGGCAGCGAAGACATATTCGTAAGGGATCTGAACACAGGGAAAACCATCCTGACCAGTCGGACCATGGATGGAAGGCAAGCATCAGGAGTCTTGGGCATACCTTCAATTTCGGATGATGGAACCAAACTTGTCTTTTCCAGCAACGACGATGATCTGGCTCCAGATGACTGCAACGGAACCGATGATGTCTTTCTGAAGGACTTGGTGACAGGCAAGCTGACGCTGATTAGCCGTAACCAGGACGGCATGCCGGCAAACGGGCAATCCATACTTCCAACCATTTCGGGGGACGGAAGAAGAGTTGCCTTCACAAGCGTGGCCGCCCTCGTTCCAAAGGATGGTCCCGCCTCCGCATTTGACATCTATGTGAAGGATTTGACGACCGGTGCGCTGATACTGGCCAGCGAGACCGGTGACGGTGTCCAGGCAAACGGCTCTTCATTCGGAGGCGTCATCTCGGCCGACGGATCACATGTCGGCTTTCAGAGCTTTGCCGACAACCTCTCACCCGACGATGCCAAAGGGGGGCTGACCGACGTCTTCGTCGCGACCCTTGGCCCACTGGAAGGCCAGCGAATCAACGGAACCAGTGGAGCGGATACACTGACGGGTGGGCGGGGGGACGACACGATATCCGGTCGCCGGGGCGACGATCTCCTCTTCGGCAAGGGTGGGCGTGACGAGTTGGAGGGGGATCAGGGCAACGACTCCCTATGGGGCGACAGCGGCAGCGACACCGTGAAGGGCGGTCCTGGTGACGACCGTCTGGACGGTGGGGCCGGAGATGATGTGGTGAGTGGCGGTCCGGGAGCCGACAGTCTGCTTGGCGGCAGCGGCCGCGACACGCTCTATGCCGGCGTCGATGGACAGACGGACACGATGGCCGGCGGATCTGGCGACGATGTCTATTGGATCATCGGAACCGGCAGCGACCAGCGGCCCAGCGACATCATCCGCGAAAATCCCGGGGAGGACACCGATACGGCCTTCGTCAAAGGCTCCTATCAACTGGCGGACAATCTGGAGAATGCCGTCCTGCTGGACAACCTATCCCAAGGCCGGACGTTCCTGAGCGGAAACAGCCAGTCCAACAACCTTCGCGGCAACGCGGGCGCAAACGATATCTTCGGCGCCGCGGGGAACGATACGATCCGGGGCGGCGGCGGCGACGACAGGCTGGGAGGCTATGATGGCGATGATCGCCTGTTCGGTGGCACCGGCAACGATCGCTTGAGTGGTGAAGCGGGCGATGACGTTTTGGCGGGTGGCTCGGGAAACGACTGGCTCGGCGGCGGATTGGGCAACGACCTGCTGATCGGCGGCGATGGCAATGACAGCATTGGTGTGCATGATCCTTATCAAGGAGCCCTTGCCGGACGCGACACCCTCGTCGGGGGCAGGGGCGACGACTGGATGGACGGCGGCGGGGCGCCCGGCCGATGGGGCGCCGTCGATTTCAGCGACGCTGCCGACCTGTTCCTCTTCGGCAGCGGCGGCCAAGGATTCGGCCACGACACGATTGCGGGCTTCAACGACGACAATGACCGGATCGAATTCCACGGCTACAGCCACGCGGATCTTGCCGGTCCGGTGACTGTCAAGGACATCAAGCCATACACCTATTACCCGGACGGCTATTCCTGGGCGGCTGACCTCGCCTTCAAGGACGGCTCCACCCTCCATGTCACCGGGGTGTCGCGCGGCCAGCCGACCTTCACCGAAGGAAGCGATTTTACGTTTCCCGACTCCAGGCCATCACGAACAAGAGCCCTGTTCACGGCCGACGACCCCGCCCACGGCCGTGAACTCTGGGGCACCGACGGCAAGGCTGCATACCTCGTCAAGGACATTGCGCCCGGGCCAACCTCTTCCCAGCCCACCGGCTCGGCGGCCATCGGCGACACGCTGTTCTTCACGGCTGACGATGCAACCCATGGCGCGGAATTGTGGAAAAGTGATGGAACCGCCAAGGGAACCGTTCTGGTGAGGGACATCCGTCCCGGTGGCGGCTCGTCCAGCCCGAGCGATTTGACGGTGATGGACGGCGAGCTCTATTTCACCGCCGATGACGGGGTGCATGGTCGCGCGCTCTGGAAGAGTGATGGGACCACCAGGGGAACCCAAATGGTCTCCCACGCAATGAGCTCCATCATCGGCCTCACAGACGTGGACGGCACCCTGTTTTTCGATGCACGGGATGCCGCACACGGTGTCGCTCTCTGGAAAAGCGACGGCACCGCCTCCGGAACCATGGTGGTGAAGGATTTCCTCCCCGGCAACATCGACCCGGGAGGGCCATTTGCCCACGATCCACGGCACCTGACGGCGGTCGGCGACCGACTTTTCCTTACATCCGGGACGGGCGAGTTCGAAACGTATCTGTGGGTGACGGACGGCACGGAAGCCGGCACGATTCCATTGAAGGGCGGCATGGTCACCGACACGCGTGAGGGCTTCGACAACGACCTGGAGGCGATGGACGGGACGCTCTACTTCAACGCCGACTTCTCTTTGTGGAGGTCGGACGGTACGGTCGAAGGCACCAGGGAGATCAAGAGCTTCGCACCGATGCCGGGATGGAATCCCAACAGCCTTACTGCGGCTGGTGACACCCTGTTCTTTGCCGCCAATGACGGTCAACATGGCATGGAGCTGTGGGCCTCCGACGGAACCACACCGGGCACCCACTTGGTCATGGATATCAATCCGGGGACTCTCGGAGCGTCGATATCCGACATGACGGCCGTTGGCGAGGAACTGTTCTTCAACGCGGACGACGGCAAGAATGGGCGCCAGCTCTGGATGAGCGATGGCACCGCCGCTGGTACGCGCATGGTCAAGGAGGTCGCTTCAGGTCCCGATTGGACAGCGGCAGGTGATTTCAGTGCCGTCGGCGGCCAGCTTGTCTACAGCGCACTCGATACTCAACAAAATCGGGTACTCTTCTCGTTCGATGCTGCCTCTCTGAACGTTAATCGGATCGGCAGTGCCGACCTCGCAGGCGCATCCTACGACCCGAAGGGTGTCGTTTCAATTTGAGGTGAGCCCACGGTGTGCGTCAAATCGACGGTGGAGGGTTGCCAGACGGGCTCTGTTGCAAACTTCTGGTGTTGGCGCATGATGCTCGGCTTTCACCACATTGTTCAGATACTTGACCTGCCGGTACTCCGTCTCCTCAAGACTGTTCTCCGCCTGGGAGAGAGGTAGAAGTCGATGGGGCGCTGTTACGGGAAGGTTGGTGGCCCGCCGCAGCCTTTCACGTGACAGCTCGGAGCACAAGCCATGTCCCAGCGAGCACAGTTTATCACCCATGACGTGCAGAACCAGCCCGATCCCATGCCGGCCTACAACGCATGGCTGGGTGATCGGCCCCTGCGCCAGGCCGTAGAGCGGGAAGGGGGCGCTTGGGCCGCCGGCACCCTGACGATGTATGGCTCCCTTGCCGGTGGCGCGCTGATGGAACTGGGAGCGCAGGCCAACGAGAACCGGCCGCAGCTCCAGAGCTTCGATCGCTATGGTCGCCGCATCGACGAGGTGGCGTTTCACCCGGCCTACCATGAGGTGATGCGGCAGGCCATGCACTTTGGTGTTCACAGCTTCGCCTGGCGCAACGCCGGCCAGCCGGGTGCCCATGTGGCACGCGCCGCGCTGATGTACATGGGCAGCCAAGCAGAAGCCGGCACCTCCTGCCCGCTGACCATGACCTACGCCTCCGTGCCGGCGCTGCGCCACGCGCCTGATCTGGCAGCCGAATGGCTGCCGCGGGTGACGGCGCTGGAGTATGACCCGCGCTCGATCCCCGCCGGGCACAAGACCGCCTGCACGATCGGCATGGGAATGACGGAAAAGCAGGGCGGCTCCGATGTACGCAGCAACACCACCCGGGCGATACGGCAGCGGGATGGTGGCTACGAACTCGTCGGGCACAAATTCTTCTTTTCCGCTCCGATGTGCGACGCCCATCTGGTGCTGGCGCAGGCGGAAGGGGGGCTGAGTTGCTTCCTGGTGCCGCGCTTCCTTCCTGACGGTACGCGCAACGCGGTGGAGATCCAGCGCCTCAAGGACAAGCTCGGCGATTGGAGCAATGCCTCTGCCGAGGTGGAGTTCCTGGGCGCCTCCGCCAGTATGGTCGGCCACGAGGGACGAGGTGTGGCCACCATCATCGAGATGGTGGCGCTGACGCGGCTTGACTGTATGATCGGCTCGGCCGCACTGATGCGGCAGGCGCTGGTGCAGGCGCTGCACCACACCAGCCAGCGCCGCGCGTTCGGCCGCCTGCTGATCGACCAGCCGCTGATGCGCAACGTCCTTGCCGACTTGGCGCTGGAAAGCGAGGCGGCCGTCGCCTTGGCGATGCGCGTCGCCCGTGCCGTGGACTCCACCACCAACAACAAGGAAGAGGCGGCGTTCGCCCGCATCGCCACCGCCATCGGCAAATATTGGATCTGTAAGCGCTGTCCGCCGATGGTGAACGAAGCGCAGGAATGCCTGGGCGGTATCGGCTATGTCGAGGAGAGCAATCTACCGCGCCTGTATCGTCAAGCCCCGCTCAACTCGATCTGGGAGGGAAGTGGCAACGTGCAGTGTCTGGACGTGCTGCGCACCTTGAAAAAGGAACCGGACGGCGCCCAAGCCCTGCTCGGCGAGTTGGCCACTGTCCGGGGTCGGAGCACGGATCTGGACCGCGAGGCGGAGTGGCTTGCCGCCACTTTTGCCGATACCGACGGACTGGAAGCACGCAGCCGACGTGTGGTGGAACGCGCTGCCCTCGCATTGCAGGCGACTGTTCTGTTGAAGGGCGACGACCCGTCGGTGGCCGAGACTTTTTGCCGTTCGCGCCTGGGCGGGGATCGCGGTTTGGCCTTCGGCACGCTGGACCCGCATGCGCCGCTGTCCGCGCTTATTCGCCGCGCGACGATCGACGGGTAATGGGTCGCGCTTCAAGCAGGAGCGTGTGGCGGGACAGGCGCGACGAGCGGCTCTTCGCTCGGGGCTCCCTTTCTAACACGACATCCTCGATCACTGCTGCTTTGCCAGCACCTTGGGGAAAGCGGCCGCAGACGGAGGAAGACAAAAGGGCGGCCCCGCCGGATGAACCAGGCGGGGCCAAGATCATGGGATGGGAGGTGGGTAACTCGCTACTCAGCGCTGGCGAACAAGGGCGCCTTGGCCGGCGACGTTGCCGATGCCGGCGGCGAGGTTCTGCACGTTGGCAAGGTTCGGAGGGCCAAAAGGCGTCCGGCCACCGGAGCGCTGGAGCACCGTCACGCCCTGCGACGCCGAGTTGCCGATACCCGCCGCAGTGTTCGACACATTGGCCATCGAGCCGCCGGGGAACAGCCCGCCGCTGCGCTGGCCGACGAACACGCCTTGGCTGGCGGTGTTGCCGACGCCGGCCGAGAGGTTCGAAACGTTCGCCATGTTCGGGCCGCCGAACAACCCGCCGCTACGCTGCAACGTCGTGACGTTCTGAGTGGCGGCATTGCCGATGCCGGCCGCGGTGTTCGACAGGTTGGACACATTCTGCGCCATGGCGGGAGCGGCGAACAGGGCAAGGGTGGCGAAGCCGGCGAGCAGGGAGGTGCGGATCATGGTGCGGTCTCCTTGGTGGGGCCGGTGCTCTGCATCCGGCCGGTGGTCTCGATGACATCACCCTAACGAACTCCGCCCGCCGCCGATGTGAGCCTGGCCACAGGCGGCCGCATGTCTCGTCCACGCCGAATGTTCCCCATCACGGCGGGACGGAGCGTTCGCGGCGATGCGCGCCGAATGGCGCGGAGTTTGCGCAAGCACAAAGAGGATCCGGCATTGTCGTGGCATGGTCCGACCATGACCTTTCCATCATTTTACGATGCGGCGCCGCGGCTCATTGTGCGCGATCCGCTGAGCGAGTTCCTCGGCGCGGCCGATGGCGGCCTGCTTCACTACGGATATGCCGACGCTGTGCGGCTTGCCGGCCATTCCTGTCCGACCGTCGCGGGATCTTACCTGATGACTGTACGGTCATTGGAGAAGCTGTATCCCGATGAAGTGCCCGAACGCGGGGCTGTTGCAGTCTCCGTTCGTGAGGCCGCCGACGAGGGTGTGGCCGGCGTGATGGCAAGCGTCGCCACGCTGCTGACCGGAGCGACGAAAGACACCGGCTTTAAAGGCATCGCCGGACGCTTCGACCGCCGGAACCTCCTGTCCTTCGGCGTCGGCATGCAAGGCGCCATGGCCTTCGTCCGCACCGACACGGGGGCGGGCCTGCAGGCGACACTCGACATGAGTGTCGTTCCGGTGGATCCGGCGATGCCTCGCCTTCTGCAGCGCGTGTTGTCCGACGCGGCCACAGCGGACGAAGCGGCGCAGTTCCGCAGCCTATGGCAGGAGCGGGTCCGACGCATGCTGGTGGATCACGCCGACGACCCACGTTTGGTCAGCCTTACCGTTTGGAATTGCCGACCCGGCGCGTAACGGCGGATGAGAGCGGCGATGGCACATCGGCAACGACATGACCTCCTCCCCTTGGCGACGCTGACCGCTTCACTTCCCAGCGCCGTCGATGACCTGCTCACGCCGGCGCAGGACGTCACCCTTGCGTCGGCTTACAGCCGATGCTGACGGACGGCGCCTGCGACGGCGAAGCGGTCTACCGCGCCGTAACCGCCCAAGGCCCGTACGCCAAGGTGATCGTCCCGCCGCGCTCGAGCGAGGTGGCGCGCGACACGACCGGGAGCACCCCCAGCCAACGCGGTCGCCACATCCAGATGATCAACGAGCGTGGTCGGCTCGGCTGGCAGTGGATAGTACCCAACGTAAGGCGCTGGTCTCCCCGTCAATGCGTCCCCGGATTGGCCCGCGCCCTCGTCACCGCGTTCGCCACGTCGGTCCAGGCCGCCTTGTCGGGTGCGAAGCGGCCGCGCAGATACGCCATCAGATCCGCAATCTGGCGGTCGGACAGGCTGTCGCGGAAGGCCGGCATATAGCCGAGGTCGCGGGTCGCCGGGTTCTGGATGCCGTGCAGGATGACGCGGGCAAGATTGTCGGGGCTGTCGCTGTGGACGTTGCTGTTCACCGCCATGGAGGGGCTGACGCCGAACAGCGTCGGCCCTTCGCCGTCGCTGTGGCAGGCTTGGCAGGCGCCGTTGAAGATGCGCTCTCCATTGGCGGAACTGACGGGGGCGGGGGTGGCTGCAGGCGCTTCCACCGCATCACCGCCCACCTCGCTGCCCAGGGAGGCGAGATAGACCGCCATCGCCCGCACGTCTGTCTCCGGCACGGTGGACAGTTCGTGCACCACCGCGGCCATCGGGCCGGCGGCGACGCCATGGCGCTGGGAGAAGCCGGTGCGCAGATAGGTGAACAGGTCGTCCTCCGTCCAGGGCTTCGGCGCCTTGGACAGGCCGTTCAGGGCCGGTGCCTCCCAGCCATCGACCGTGCCTCCGGCCAGGAACGCGTCGCCCAGCTTCTCCGCCCCCAGCGCGTTGCGCGGGCTGTGGCAGGCGGCGCAGTGGCCGAGGCCGTTGACCAGATAGTTGCCGCGGTTCCACTCCGCAGTCTTCTGCGGGTCCGGCTTGTAAGTCTCGCGGTTGAGGAACAGCGTGTTCCACCCCGCCATCATCGGGCGCAGGTTGAAGGGGAAGCGCATGGTGTTAGCCGGCGTCTCGCTGCGCACCGGCTGCTGCGTCATCATGTAGGCGTAGAGCGCCTGCATGTCGTCGTCGGTCATGTTGCGGAAGGCGGTGTAGGGGAAGGCCGGATAGAGATGCCGGCCGTCGCGGCTGATCCCCTCGCGCATCGCCCGGTCGAAGGCGGCGAAGGACCAGCGCCCGATCCCGCCGTCCGGGTCCGGCGTGATGTTGGTGCTGTAGACGGTGCCGAACGGCGTCTCGAACGGCCGACCGCCGGCGTTGGTCGTACCATTCTCCACCGTGTGGCAGACCGCGCAGTCGCCGAGTGCCGCCAATTGCCGCCCGCGTTCGATGGTGGCGGACGACCACAGCCCGGCAGATGGCGGCGCCACCGGGGCGATCTCGGCGCGGAAGGGCAGGGCGCTGCTCGCCATGCCGATCATCACCCCGCATAAGCCGGTCAGCGAGGCGCCGAGCCATGCCTTCCAGCCGCGCTTGCGCGGCTTGGCCGCTTCCGGCGGGGAGGGAGGGACCGGCTCGGACGGGCCGTTCAGCGCCTCCCGCACCCGTTCCGCAGTGATCGGCAACTCGCGGAAGCGGATGCCGGTGGCGTCGAAGATGGCGTTGGCGATGGCCGCCGCGCTGGGCACGGAGGCGGATTCGCCCGATCCCAGCGGCGGTTCGTTCTCGCGCGGCATCATCAGCACGTCGATGTCCGGCACCTCGGGGAAGGTCATGATCGGATAGCCGCCCCACTCCTTGGCGGCGACCACCGAGTCTTCGAACTCCACCTGTTCCTTCAGCACGCGGCTGGTCGATTGGATGACGTTGCCGTGGATCTGGTGGCGCACGCCGTCGGGGTTGATCATCTGCCCGGCGTCATGGCCGACCACCACGCGGGTCACCGCGATCTCGCCGGTCTTGCGGTCCACCGCAACGTCCGCCACCCAGGCCGCCCAGGCGGCACCGAAGCCGGGGAACTTGCTGTGGATGTAGCGGGCATAGGCGAAGCCGCGACCGCGCAGCACGTCGCCCTCCGGCGGGGTCTGCTGCGGGGCGGTGCGCGGTTGCCAGTTGGCGCGGCCGGCGACGGCGCGGATCAGGTCGGCGGCGCGTTCGTCCTCGCGCAGGTGGCGCAGGCGGAACTCCACCGGATCGACCCCGGCGGCGAAGGCCAGCTCGTCGATGTAACTGTCATGGGCGAAGCTGTTGGGCATCGCCGACACGCCGCGCATCCAGGAGGCGCGGACGATGGGGGCCATGTCGTTGATGACCACCCGAATGTTCTCGTAATCGTAGGGCGGGATGGAGGTACGGTCGCCCATCTCGAACACCGCCGCCACCGGATCGACCCGCCCGGTCAGCAGCAGCGCCAGCGTCGGCGCACCGTTCGACGGGTAGCTGGTGGCGAAGTCGTAGGCGACGATGCCGCCGTCGGCGCTGATGCCGCCATCGACCTCCATCAGCTGGGCGGTGCCCTTCGGCTCCCACAGATGCTCCTGCTCGCGGGTCAGCTGGACGCGCACCGGCCGGCCGACCGCCTGCGACAGCAGCAGCGCATCCGCCGCCACGTCGTCGGCGCAGTTGCGGCCATAGCAGCCGGCAGCCTCCATCCGCACCACGTCGATCCGCTCCTCCGGCCATTCCAGCAGCCAGGCGAGGTCGGCGCGCAGCAGATGCGGGTTCTGGGTGCCGGACCAGACGGTCGCATGGTCCGCCTTGCAGTCGGCGACGGCGCAGGACGGACCGATCGAGCCGTGCATCTGGTAGGGCCAGACATAGGTGCGCGTCATCCGCTGATCGGCGGTGGCAAGCGCGGCATCGACGTCGCCCTTGTCCAGCACTTTGCGCCGCGTGCTGGGGTTCTCGCGCAGCGCCTGGGCAAGGTTCGACAGGTCGGGCAGCTTGCGGGTCCAGGGCCTCCAGGTGATCTTCAGCTCGCGCGCGGCCTTGATCGCCTGCTCCTCGCGCTCCGC
The Azospirillum sp. TSA2s DNA segment above includes these coding regions:
- a CDS encoding MHS family MFS transporter, which codes for MPRNSGPWAAWRGSLLAIFGAQGGTSVALYTSVVYMLYFLQGVLKVDSMQANMCVAVAVLVTAPPPRP
- a CDS encoding FmdE family protein, whose amino-acid sequence is MARSLRKHKEDPALSWHGPTMTFPSFYDAAPRLIVRDPLSEFLGAADGGLLHYGYADAVRLAGHSCPTVAGSYLMTVRSLEKLYPDEVPERGAVAVSVREAADEGVAGVMASVATLLTGATKDTGFKGIAGRFDRRNLLSFGVGMQGAMAFVRTDTGAGLQATLDMSVVPVDPAMPRLLQRVLSDAATADEAAQFRSLWQERVRRMLVDHADDPRLVSLTVWNCRPGA
- a CDS encoding isovaleryl-CoA dehydrogenase — its product is MSQRAQFITHDVQNQPDPMPAYNAWLGDRPLRQAVEREGGAWAAGTLTMYGSLAGGALMELGAQANENRPQLQSFDRYGRRIDEVAFHPAYHEVMRQAMHFGVHSFAWRNAGQPGAHVARAALMYMGSQAEAGTSCPLTMTYASVPALRHAPDLAAEWLPRVTALEYDPRSIPAGHKTACTIGMGMTEKQGGSDVRSNTTRAIRQRDGGYELVGHKFFFSAPMCDAHLVLAQAEGGLSCFLVPRFLPDGTRNAVEIQRLKDKLGDWSNASAEVEFLGASASMVGHEGRGVATIIEMVALTRLDCMIGSAALMRQALVQALHHTSQRRAFGRLLIDQPLMRNVLADLALESEAAVALAMRVARAVDSTTNNKEEAAFARIATAIGKYWICKRCPPMVNEAQECLGGIGYVEESNLPRLYRQAPLNSIWEGSGNVQCLDVLRTLKKEPDGAQALLGELATVRGRSTDLDREAEWLAATFADTDGLEARSRRVVERAALALQATVLLKGDDPSVAETFCRSRLGGDRGLAFGTLDPHAPLSALIRRATIDG
- a CDS encoding molybdopterin cofactor-binding domain-containing protein; the protein is MTINPTPGPTPETQSQPTPTRAELMAATGVLLIVDEIQPPAGLVAKGGTATPKPPETALFLAVRDDGQVFAFNGHVDLGTGIRTALTQIVAEELDLRMDQLRMVLGDTGRTPNQGATIASATIQISAVPLRNAAAEARRFLLERAAALFGVPAGELRVEEGVVIAGDGNRRISYGELVRGERVELRISGKTPLKAREQYKLVGKGAPRVDIPAKATGEFSYVHDLRLPGMLHGRVVRPPYAGIDSGEFVGNSLESVDEGSIAHIPGVVRVVVLRDFVGVVAEREEQAIKAARELKITWRPWTRKLPDLSNLAQALRENPSTRRKVLDKGDVDAALATADQRMTRTYVWPYQMHGSIGPSCAVADCKADHATVWSGTQNPHLLRADLAWLLEWPEERIDVVRMEAAGCYGRNCADDVAADALLLSQAVGRPVRVQLTREQEHLWEPKGTAQLMEVDGGISADGGIVAYDFATSYPSNGAPTLALLLTGRVDPVAAVFEMGDRTSIPPYDYENIRVVINDMAPIVRASWMRGVSAMPNSFAHDSYIDELAFAAGVDPVEFRLRHLREDERAADLIRAVAGRANWQPRTAPQQTPPEGDVLRGRGFAYARYIHSKFPGFGAAWAAWVADVAVDRKTGEIAVTRVVVGHDAGQMINPDGVRHQIHGNVIQSTSRVLKEQVEFEDSVVAAKEWGGYPIMTFPEVPDIDVLMMPRENEPPLGSGESASVPSAAAIANAIFDATGIRFRELPITAERVREALNGPSEPVPPSPPEAAKPRKRGWKAWLGASLTGLCGVMIGMASSALPFRAEIAPVAPPSAGLWSSATIERGRQLAALGDCAVCHTVENGTTNAGGRPFETPFGTVYSTNITPDPDGGIGRWSFAAFDRAMREGISRDGRHLYPAFPYTAFRNMTDDDMQALYAYMMTQQPVRSETPANTMRFPFNLRPMMAGWNTLFLNRETYKPDPQKTAEWNRGNYLVNGLGHCAACHSPRNALGAEKLGDAFLAGGTVDGWEAPALNGLSKAPKPWTEDDLFTYLRTGFSQRHGVAAGPMAAVVHELSTVPETDVRAMAVYLASLGSEVGGDAVEAPAATPAPVSSANGERIFNGACQACHSDGEGPTLFGVSPSMAVNSNVHSDSPDNLARVILHGIQNPATRDLGYMPAFRDSLSDRQIADLMAYLRGRFAPDKAAWTDVANAVTRARANPGTH
- a CDS encoding ELWxxDGT repeat protein gives rise to the protein MTTTVVTDLNLVSSTAKNTGGNLDSESPALSGDGTKAVFVSYSSNLIENDLTPHEPDLYLKDIKTGQIMLINQTQSGKQVIGWLSAATISDDGTTVAFSSYTDDLPPTNNNGFYDLYVKDLTTRALTLVSRAEDGGDANGSSFAAALSADGTKIAFLSQASNLVTGDTNGQGDIFVKDLTTGKTTLVSQAVDGSLGNGPSSNPAISADGTKIAFSSSADNLVPGDGNGSEDIFVRDLNTGKTILTSRTMDGRQASGVLGIPSISDDGTKLVFSSNDDDLAPDDCNGTDDVFLKDLVTGKLTLISRNQDGMPANGQSILPTISGDGRRVAFTSVAALVPKDGPASAFDIYVKDLTTGALILASETGDGVQANGSSFGGVISADGSHVGFQSFADNLSPDDAKGGLTDVFVATLGPLEGQRINGTSGADTLTGGRGDDTISGRRGDDLLFGKGGRDELEGDQGNDSLWGDSGSDTVKGGPGDDRLDGGAGDDVVSGGPGADSLLGGSGRDTLYAGVDGQTDTMAGGSGDDVYWIIGTGSDQRPSDIIRENPGEDTDTAFVKGSYQLADNLENAVLLDNLSQGRTFLSGNSQSNNLRGNAGANDIFGAAGNDTIRGGGGDDRLGGYDGDDRLFGGTGNDRLSGEAGDDVLAGGSGNDWLGGGLGNDLLIGGDGNDSIGVHDPYQGALAGRDTLVGGRGDDWMDGGGAPGRWGAVDFSDAADLFLFGSGGQGFGHDTIAGFNDDNDRIEFHGYSHADLAGPVTVKDIKPYTYYPDGYSWAADLAFKDGSTLHVTGVSRGQPTFTEGSDFTFPDSRPSRTRALFTADDPAHGRELWGTDGKAAYLVKDIAPGPTSSQPTGSAAIGDTLFFTADDATHGAELWKSDGTAKGTVLVRDIRPGGGSSSPSDLTVMDGELYFTADDGVHGRALWKSDGTTRGTQMVSHAMSSIIGLTDVDGTLFFDARDAAHGVALWKSDGTASGTMVVKDFLPGNIDPGGPFAHDPRHLTAVGDRLFLTSGTGEFETYLWVTDGTEAGTIPLKGGMVTDTREGFDNDLEAMDGTLYFNADFSLWRSDGTVEGTREIKSFAPMPGWNPNSLTAAGDTLFFAANDGQHGMELWASDGTTPGTHLVMDINPGTLGASISDMTAVGEELFFNADDGKNGRQLWMSDGTAAGTRMVKEVASGPDWTAAGDFSAVGGQLVYSALDTQQNRVLFSFDAASLNVNRIGSADLAGASYDPKGVVSI